In one window of Gemmatimonas sp. UBA7669 DNA:
- a CDS encoding TonB-dependent receptor domain-containing protein → MGTTFTALPTITLFAGAHRGFSPPRNEDIISNTTGSVVELDPERSWNYEAGLRWVPRATWTVDMTAFRMDFSNQIIPASVAGGTGATLTSAGRTLHQGLELDVRADLGAGRAVTPFVRLATTWVPVARTVGTRFAYIGTGGADVASKVYAEQNGTGTRSRLDVSGKRLPYAPELTTTATLGLRHRGGADASVEAVHIGQQFGDAANTRVTVADGQQGILPTNTVWNVAGNVPLRRLGLIAFATVKNLFGELVIVDRTRGLLPGVQRLVQVGVERSF, encoded by the coding sequence GTGGGCACCACGTTCACCGCGTTGCCGACGATCACCCTGTTCGCCGGCGCGCATCGCGGATTCAGTCCGCCGCGCAACGAGGACATCATCAGCAACACGACCGGCAGCGTGGTGGAGCTCGATCCCGAGCGCAGCTGGAACTACGAGGCCGGCCTGCGCTGGGTACCACGTGCCACGTGGACGGTGGACATGACCGCCTTCCGGATGGACTTCTCTAACCAGATCATCCCGGCCAGCGTCGCCGGTGGTACCGGCGCCACGCTGACGAGCGCTGGCCGCACGCTGCATCAGGGGCTGGAGCTGGACGTCCGCGCCGACCTGGGTGCCGGGCGCGCCGTGACGCCGTTCGTGCGGCTCGCCACGACGTGGGTGCCGGTCGCGCGCACCGTGGGCACCCGCTTCGCCTACATCGGGACCGGTGGCGCTGACGTCGCGAGCAAAGTGTACGCTGAGCAGAATGGGACGGGTACGCGCAGCCGGCTGGACGTGAGCGGGAAGCGCCTGCCGTATGCGCCGGAGCTGACGACCACGGCGACACTCGGTTTGCGGCATCGTGGCGGCGCCGACGCATCCGTCGAGGCGGTGCACATCGGCCAGCAGTTCGGCGATGCGGCCAACACGCGTGTAACCGTGGCCGATGGGCAGCAGGGCATCCTGCCGACGAACACCGTCTGGAATGTCGCCGGGAACGTGCCGCTGCGGCGACTGGGCCTGATCGCGTTTGCGACGGTCAAGAACCTCTTCGGGGAACTCGTGATTGTGGATCGCACCCGAGGGCTGCTACCAGGTGTACAGCGCTTGGTTCAGGTAGGCGTCGAACGGTCATTCTGA
- a CDS encoding four-helix bundle copper-binding protein, with amino-acid sequence MAHDHSHGMSNAEMQQCIRECLDCYATCTATAVHCLTLGGQHASVEHQNILVDCAKICHTSADVMLRGSYMYAQACKVCAEACRTCARACETVGGGDAMMQQCAEACRRCAESCERMGSRVV; translated from the coding sequence ATGGCCCACGACCACTCGCATGGCATGTCGAATGCCGAGATGCAGCAGTGCATCCGCGAATGCCTCGACTGCTACGCCACGTGCACGGCCACTGCCGTGCATTGTCTCACGCTCGGCGGCCAGCATGCCAGCGTCGAACACCAGAACATCCTCGTCGACTGCGCGAAGATCTGCCACACCTCAGCAGATGTCATGCTCCGCGGCTCGTATATGTACGCGCAGGCGTGCAAGGTGTGCGCCGAGGCTTGTCGTACCTGCGCGCGTGCGTGCGAGACCGTAGGCGGAGGAGATGCGATGATGCAGCAGTGCGCGGAGGCATGTCGCCGGTGTGCCGAGTCCTGCGAGCGCATGGGCAGCAGGGTGGTATGA
- a CDS encoding copper resistance CopC/CopD family protein, protein MTRVAVLTSRGRMRHILSHGRLPLFVVLALSLFAVLPSTARAHGSLKSSTPAAASSLTVVPRELRLVFTEAPALAFSRLELLDASGTAVALSPVRLAAETRRALVADIRGTLAAGTYTVVWQIAGDDGHPVRGRYTFTVASGAKPTAQMSLDTSPPSAAAPAEVRPEAHHDPASMPQGASFGVESVGYVAIRALLYLGLLMAIGAGAFQGAVLHLLQRRHGADSLLLASARHGAARIGMLGTAFVAVAAVLRMGAQSYAMHSPGATFDPQLVRAMLMETVWGRGWLLQIGGTVVAAAGFRSAIRGTGGWGLAVLGVLALALTPALSGHAAATPERAGLAIVADTLHVIGAGGWLGSLLVVLVAGLPVAMRLPDEERGAAVAELFNAFSPTALLFAGLVAATGVFAAWLHVSEVSALWQTGYGRTLLAKLALLSVVGGTGAYNWLRVKPTISTVAGTARMKSLAQVELLVGVLVLIVTAVLVATPTPMDMRGMEMTTR, encoded by the coding sequence ATGACTCGCGTCGCAGTACTGACGTCGCGTGGCAGAATGCGACACATCCTCTCTCACGGTCGCCTGCCGCTGTTTGTCGTGCTGGCACTCTCGCTCTTCGCCGTCCTACCCTCCACCGCGCGTGCCCACGGATCTCTCAAGAGCTCGACACCGGCAGCTGCCTCTTCGCTGACGGTCGTTCCGCGCGAGTTGCGGTTGGTGTTCACGGAAGCACCAGCACTTGCCTTCAGTCGACTCGAGCTGCTGGATGCGTCAGGAACGGCGGTGGCGCTGTCGCCAGTGCGACTCGCGGCGGAAACGCGGCGAGCACTCGTAGCAGACATTCGTGGCACCTTGGCCGCGGGCACCTACACGGTGGTGTGGCAGATCGCCGGCGATGACGGACATCCGGTGCGCGGTCGATACACCTTCACCGTTGCATCCGGCGCGAAGCCGACGGCGCAGATGTCGCTCGATACATCCCCGCCGAGCGCGGCCGCACCGGCTGAAGTGCGGCCGGAAGCGCATCACGATCCAGCATCGATGCCCCAAGGTGCGAGTTTCGGCGTGGAGTCAGTGGGATACGTAGCCATTCGCGCCCTGCTGTATCTCGGCCTGCTGATGGCCATCGGCGCCGGAGCGTTTCAGGGAGCGGTGCTACATCTGCTGCAGCGGCGGCATGGTGCGGACAGCTTACTGCTTGCGAGCGCGCGACATGGCGCTGCCCGCATCGGCATGCTTGGCACGGCGTTCGTCGCCGTGGCGGCGGTGCTGCGCATGGGCGCACAGTCCTACGCCATGCATTCCCCCGGCGCGACCTTCGATCCGCAACTCGTCCGCGCGATGCTGATGGAGACGGTGTGGGGACGGGGATGGCTGCTCCAGATCGGAGGTACGGTAGTCGCGGCCGCAGGCTTCCGTTCGGCGATCCGCGGTACTGGCGGCTGGGGGCTGGCCGTTCTCGGGGTCCTCGCGCTTGCTCTCACGCCAGCGCTATCGGGGCACGCCGCGGCAACTCCGGAACGCGCGGGGCTCGCGATCGTTGCGGACACGCTGCACGTGATCGGCGCTGGCGGATGGCTCGGCAGCCTTCTTGTCGTGTTGGTCGCGGGGCTGCCCGTGGCGATGCGGCTACCGGACGAGGAGCGTGGCGCAGCCGTTGCGGAACTGTTCAATGCGTTCTCGCCAACCGCACTGCTCTTTGCCGGTCTCGTGGCGGCGACGGGCGTCTTCGCCGCATGGCTGCACGTGAGCGAGGTGTCCGCGCTATGGCAAACGGGGTATGGGCGGACGCTCTTGGCCAAGTTGGCCCTTCTGTCTGTCGTGGGCGGCACCGGCGCTTATAATTGGCTCCGCGTGAAACCCACAATCAGCACGGTCGCCGGGACAGCGAGGATGAAATCATTGGCGCAAGTCGAACTGCTCGTCGGTGTGCTCGTGTTGATTGTCACGGCGGTGCTCGTCGCCACGCCGACGCCGATGGACATGCGGGGCATGGAGATGACAACGCGGTGA
- a CDS encoding copper resistance protein B has protein sequence MTGPFPRARAGWRQAVVFSLASLLSVRADAQLGEGSHRMDLDRVIRTFILAEQLEVHANQPARPVDVELVSWIGGDYRRMFLRLQGEQSTRVSGGGEFQVDVLYGRLITPFWSVVAGARVDSRVRNDVVLVDVGNPSSDRPGARSRLTRGMLAIGVVGLAPGWFEVEPILLVSDKGDVSFEVQSSFDVLVTQRLIVQPWVEISAAAQAVRQIGVNSGLNDVEVGARMRYEIRRKFAPYVGVSVLRRTGIGAPTTHNLGERRRVGTIMAGLRIWR, from the coding sequence ATGACCGGCCCCTTCCCGCGCGCTCGCGCAGGCTGGCGGCAAGCCGTCGTGTTCTCGCTCGCCTCGCTGTTGAGCGTACGCGCCGATGCGCAGCTGGGAGAAGGCTCACACAGAATGGACCTCGATCGCGTCATCCGCACGTTCATTCTCGCGGAGCAACTTGAAGTGCACGCGAATCAACCAGCGCGTCCGGTGGACGTCGAGCTGGTCAGCTGGATCGGCGGCGACTACCGGCGGATGTTCCTGCGACTGCAGGGTGAGCAGTCGACGCGCGTGTCCGGCGGCGGGGAGTTTCAGGTTGACGTCCTCTACGGGCGACTGATCACGCCGTTTTGGTCGGTTGTCGCTGGCGCCCGCGTCGACTCGCGCGTGCGCAACGACGTGGTGCTGGTGGATGTTGGCAATCCATCGAGCGATCGGCCAGGCGCACGTAGTCGGCTGACGCGCGGGATGCTCGCGATTGGCGTGGTCGGTTTGGCACCCGGGTGGTTCGAGGTGGAGCCCATCCTCTTGGTCAGCGACAAGGGTGACGTGTCCTTCGAAGTGCAGTCGTCGTTCGATGTGCTCGTCACGCAACGCCTCATCGTGCAGCCATGGGTGGAGATCAGCGCGGCTGCGCAGGCGGTACGGCAGATCGGCGTGAACTCCGGACTCAACGATGTCGAGGTCGGCGCGCGCATGCGCTACGAGATCCGGCGCAAGTTCGCGCCGTACGTGGGCGTTTCGGTGCTTCGGCGCACCGGCATCGGTGCCCCGACGACCCATAACCTTGGCGAGCGACGACGTGTCGGCACGATCATGGCCGGTCTGCGGATCTGGCGCTGA